The Vulpes vulpes isolate BD-2025 chromosome 10, VulVul3, whole genome shotgun sequence genome has a window encoding:
- the SNAP29 gene encoding synaptosomal-associated protein 29: MSAYPKSYNPFDDDAEDEGARPTPWKDDRDVADGPCTPADRQQYLRQEVMRVAQATAASTERSLSLMYESEKVGVASSEELVRQRGVLERTEKMVDKMDQDLKTSQKHINSIKSMFGGFVNYFKSKPAETQPEQNGTLASQANSRLKEAISTSKAQEAQYQASHPNLRKLNDSDSFSGGTGSATSTEAYPKNPHLRAYHQKIDSNLDELSVGLGRLKDIALGMQTEIEEQDDILDRLTTKVDKLDVNIKSTERKVRQL, translated from the exons ATGTCGGCCTACCCCAAGAGCTACAACCCGTTCGACGACGATGCGGAGGATGAGGGCGCCCGGCCGACCCCGTGGAAGGACGACCGCGACGTCGCCGACGGGCCCTGCACGCCCGCGGACAGGCAGCAGTATCTGCGGCAGGAGGTGATGCGCGTGGCCCAGGCCACAGCCGCCAGCACCGAGAGGTCCCTGTCCCTCATGTACGAGTCCGAGAAGGTCGGCGTCGCGTCTTCCGAG GAGCTCGTCCGTCAGAGAGGTGTCTTAGAACGCACGGAGAAGATGGTGGACAAGATGGATCAAGATTTGAAGACCAGCCAGAAGCACATTAACAGCATTAAGAGCATGTTTGGGGGGTTTGTCAATTACTTCAAATCCAAACCAGCAGAGACGCAACCCGAACAGAATGGCACCCTTGCCTCCCAGGCTAACAGCAG ATTGAAAGAAGCCATAAGTACCAGTAAAGCACAGGAGGCACAATACCAGGCCAGCCACCCAAACCTCAGGAAGCTGAATGACTCAG ACTCTTTCTCTGGAGGCACCGGTTCTGCCACGAGTACCGAGGCTTACCCGAAGAACCCCCACCTTCGAGCCTATCACCAGAAGATCGACAGTAATTTAG ATGAGCTATCCGTGGGACTAGGCCGGCTGAAGGACATAGCCCTGGGGATGCAGACGGAAATTGAGGAGCAAGATGACATTCTTGACCGCCTCACAACCAAAGTGGACAAGTTAGATGTCAATAtaaaaagcacagaaagaaaagttaGGCAACTTTAA